The nucleotide sequence ACCAGCCACAGCTCCTCCTAACGTCGCAAGGATCTGGAACGGCAATGCCTCTTTCACAATAGACCGAATACTGGCATAATCACCCAGGTATTCTTCTTCGATCTCAACATCGTCGTCCTCTTCAGCGTGGGAGCCGTAAGACATAGTCTGCTATTTGTACTTTTAGTATTAAATGATTTGTGAGAGTGTAGGAGGAAGCGATTGAGTTTAATCTTACATCAAACACAATATTTTACGGGAAGCAGGAGTTTTATATCAAAGATTTAATGGTTATGTTTTGGGATTTTCGAAGAGCGTTTGATACTAATAATTTCCCATTACTTTTTGAACAATGCCTCTGTCAAAACCAGATGATCTTGAACAGATTCCGAGCGTTGGGAGCAAGATAGCCCAAGAGCTACGGGATCTGGGTATTCATTCAATTAAGGATTTGAAGGGAAAGGATTCTGAGGAACTTTACTTCAACCTTTCCACCCGAAAAGGAATGCATGTCGATAGATGCGTACTCTATGTATTTCGTTGTGCTGTGTACTATGCTTCAAACCAGGATTATGATCCTGAACTATTGAAATGGTGGAACTGGAAGGATGTATAAATATCTAAAGATATGCTAGTGGAGTTCGAACTTTTCCATATTGTTACCCTCCCGCACGGACCAATGTCTATGATTCCTGCAAGCTGAAGTGCGGGATTTATGCGGTTAGTGAGCTTTGTCCTTTGAGTCTGGTTTGAAGCTGCTTTTGCTCTAAATCTTGCTCATCAATGCTGGTTTATCTGATACTATGAAAATACATTTAAGTATTTCTAGATTTATTTTGTATCATGCAAGATATGTCTCATCAAAAATACAAGTTTGTTTTTTACGAAGGACAGTTTGTACTCTATGGGAATAGTGTTTCAGATTTGTGGAATGACATATACGATGCATTTGATCTCTACCCTGAAATGTATGTTGAAAGAACAAACGGAAAGGAGATGAAGCAACGTGAAATCAGGGAATTAAGGGAAGAAATATTTGAAGATATGGAAGAAGATGTTCTTCGCCTAAGCAGTGAATATCGAAATAAAAAATTATATTTTTTTAATGAGGGCGATTTGTTTGTCGGAAATCGAGATGAACTCATTAAGAACATGAAAACTCTTTTTGAAGAAATGTTCTTTTGGATCGTTGATGATGCGAAAAATGACGTTTTTTGTGATTTTCTAGTTGAGAACTAATCAGAGCAACGATTTGTATTATGTGTTTATTTATGGTGTGAATCAGATAATTTTGATGACGAATTTGAGGAAACAAAGGACATAATCAATCAATTTTTGTCATGTGACTGTGGAGAATTTACTAAGTTAATTATAGATGGGTCAGATATTGAACAAGAGATTCAAACTATAGTTGGCAATAAAGTTGAGATAAAAACGGCAGATGAAATCCGAAAAGAGAGAAATTGGTTTGTTACTAAATGCGCCGATTCAATAGTATCTGAACCTTACTATTGTGATGAAGATGAATACGATCAAATTATGGCAGACTTGGTAACAAAAGCCCGAATATCTGAAACGAACAAAGAAAAAAAAGAAAGTCTAGAGGGACTTGGTGCTTATGTCTTTGACAATATTGATGGTATGAAAGTCGTGAAGAGAAACCTGCGTGGTACTTCTGAGGAAATTGATTTATTAGTTTCAAACGAAAGTGATGAAACATTTTTTAAAATGTTGGGTTCTCCATTTATGGTTGAATGTAGAAATACAGAATCTGCTTTTTCCAGCAAAGATGCGAGGGATTTTATTGGAAAAATTGAAAGCTTGGGTTTGAATGGTGGGATAATAATTTCCCGAAAAGGAATTACTGGAAAACTAGACCGTGATGCAAAATCATATCTGCGTGAAAAAAGGAAGGATGGTATTAGTGTTATACCACTAGAATTACGTGACATTAGCAATATCGCAGATGGTGCAAGTCCATTGAAGATCATGAAAAAAAAGTATTATGATCTGTTTCCCATTTGAAAACAGATCTCTTTTTTATTGGATGGATCATCAACAGTTAACAATAAAACCCCTGCAAACCTTCAATTTCCTTCCATTTACAGTAAGAATCCCAGAGTTCATCAGGTGATGGAAACTGTTCAAGCAAATTTCCTGTTCAATCAGATGTGAATTTCCTGAACGATCATGGAAAAGAAAAGCATCACCATTGGAGCTGAAAGCAAAAGGAACATCGACCATATCAGCATAGCCAAGGGCCTGCTGCATGCCTTCTCCAACCTCAAACTTGTTCTTCTTTGCTTCAACAACAGCAATTGGAATATTGGGTTTATGGTATAGAATGTAATCAGCACGTTTGTTCTTGCCACGGGATACTGTCTGACCACTGACAATTATTCGCCCGTTGGTAAGTGGTACTTCCTCACGTACCTGTGTATGAAGGTTCCATCCTGCTTTATCGATAGCCGGAGTGATGAACTTAGTACAAATATCTCGTTCACTCAGGTCGTTTTTATCAATTTCATCCATTTTCCAGCTTCCAATAATAATATCAGGATAATAAGTAGCAGCTATTACTTTGTAACTTAGAATATAAATTTTGATATAAATAATTAATTCAAGTTAGTTTACTAGAAGAGATTATTTAAAAAAAAGCTTAAGGAATGGATAATTGGAAAATTTTTTCCAAATATCCATCCTATTCACATTTTCAGCTATTCCGGTATACCAACAATCTCATTGCTTCCTTAGCCTAGATGCGATCGATAGCAAACCAAAGATCACAAATATAGCTTCAAATCCTGGTATTCCCTTTTCTTCGGCCGGGGCTGAAGCCTCCAGAACTTCTTGCAGGTCTTCATGCATTAGAAGAGAAACACCCAGGAATGCCGGATCATCAGAGTAGTAAGCGTATAGACTGTTCAACAGTTCATTAACTTCTGCATCATCAGATCCTTCGCTCACGACAACTGTGATCAGAGCATATTCTCCGGCCCCCCTGATCTCTCCCATTTTTGAAGCAACAGAATCCTCTATTTCTTCAGCCGTCAGCTCGATCTCATCCATGTCATGGGTCATTAGAACAAAGAGATCGACATTTGGTGCAATGCTCTCTATACTTGACCTGTCATACCCTGCCGGAATTCCTGCAACTAATAATATCTTTCCAGCTGTTATTTCATGGATGGCTTCCAGAAGCTGTGCATTTTCCTGACACACCTGTTCCAGTTCAACAGGATCGCAGGTTTTCAGGCTTATGTATATGCCATCAAATCCTGCAAGTGATTTCGTGTTGTAATCAAGGACTTCCTCGACAGCCTCAATTGAACTTTCGTCAATTCCATCCACAAAATCCTTCTTTTCATCAAGGATCATTGCGTAGACAGTTATGTTATTTTCATGGGCAGATTTTATGAATCTTTCAGAGTTCCATATATTGTTGATATCCGTTCTCAGGAACACTGTATTTATGCCACTGGCTTTGAGATCATTTATAGCGGAAATCGATCTGTTATCAGGATAAGGCTCAAAGATAAAGATCGCTTGTTTTCCAACCTCAGAGGCAGGCATATTAATATCTTTTAAAATGGGCTGAGGGACCTGCATCTCACTTTCCGGCAAGGGCTCAGGCTCTTGTGTGACAGTCTCTCCGGGCAGGAAAACGGTTGGTTCCTGTGGCGTATACTTACGTACAAATGCATGATCCACAGCCATGTATCCCATATTATTTATGGTGCTGGCTGTAGTTGAATACAGGTATAATTTCAATTCATTATCCGGGATGTGGTCAATTATAGTTTCATCTTCATTTTCAATGTCATAGGAATAATCCATCCTTGTATCTCTTACCCCGTTCTTGAACCATGAAACCTTTTTGAAATTATCCTCTTGATACCATGCAATACCTGATGTATACCATGTCCCCTCCGCAATACCAAGGTCTGTAAGATCTCTTGATTTGAACTTGTCGTCATCCCTGATCAGAGTCCACGTAACCTTGCTCTCATTGGTGAGTTCTGTACGATGGACTATCATATTTTCGCTTTCGTCTTGCGGATCAAGCAATCCCTGCTCCAGTACCGGACCCATTAGTTCGGTACCAGTGGTAACCTTCATTCTCTTGACAACGAACATGGAATTTATCCCAAATGCATCCGTGGAAGTTATTTCTGAAAAATCCGTAGGGTGTTTTTTCGGGTTTACCAGGCTGATGATCCCATTGCCAATGTCAATTTCCCCTCCACCGTTTGTATCTGATCTCCAGTTCGCAATGCTCAAGCGCATTCCTACAAAGTCATCGAAGAAATCGAACGTGGACACACCACTGCTAATGTCAATTGCAGACGGATTTCCATAATGCATTGTCACATAGGTCATTCCATTAGCGGGAATAAAAGGAACCTTGATCCATATTATAGCACTCTCTGATCCAGCATCCCACTCTTCGATCCAATGATACAATTGATTATCGTTTACGGTAAATCTGATATCTGACCCATCCGGGTTTGCTTTTGAGAAATCGAAATTTGAAGAATCCAGCAGAACCTGTAACTGGTAATTGCCTAAATCCTTACCAGAGTTCTCTTTTATTGTCATTTCTTCAGAGTAATTCCAGTCTCCTCCCCCTGCATTGGATAGAGCGAGGCCTGTACCTGTCATTCCGGTCAAAAGAATTATGGAAATGAGCAGAAATAAGATTATTTTTCTTTGCATACAACTCACCTACCTTATTTATTACTCTATTTCATTTATATTATATGTGCTAATTCTGACCCTGACTGGAGCCATGTTCAAGGAACTTGGAGCTGCTCACTCCTGGGAAGGTAGGCATTGCTTTATAGAGGTACTATGAAGAGGATACAGGACAAAATTAGGTTAGCTGGGGACATAAGCCTTAATGCAAGGTAATTATAAAGACGGAACAGAGTAAAAAGTCTTTATTCATCAAATATGTTCCAATTTCTCCACCTCTTCCTCACATGAGCATTGAGAGTAAATGACCTATCGCTCTTAGCATTCTGCTTCATGTAATGAAAGTAACCTTAGAAAAACCCATATTCTTCCATTCAGTATAAGGCAGGTCAAAAATCTTCATCCTCAACAGATCCATCTTGAGACAATCCAATAAATATATATTAAATTGAACACCTTTTTTTATCGGGGAAATGCAATTCGGGGTATTGCAGATTTTCTGGATCAATACAATATTGACGTGTATACTTATGCTGAAATATTGATTAAGAAAAATTATAAAGACAATATTAAATATTTCATAAATGATAATGGGAGTGGAACAAATGAAAAAAATAGATTTCAAAGGGCCAAGAGATATGCACAAATCAAAATGTAGTAACTGCGGTCAGGAAACAGAAGTGCCTTTCGTACCGGACCCAAACAGACCGGTATACTGCAGGGAATGCTTCCAGAAACACAAACCGTCTAAAAAAGACTAAGTGGATGTGAATAATAATATTAGTTAAAGCTCAAAGTGAAATGTGTGGTCAGATAGAATATTCCTATCATGATCGCACAACTATTTTTAGATCAATTTGTCGATCATTTATAAATCAAATTTTGTTTTAAGCAGTCTTGAAGATCATAAGCAATACTTTACTTGCCCTGATTCATCCCATGGAAAAAATCCAACATGAGCATCAAGACCAACTGAATTAATGATCATCAATATTCTGTTTATACTAAAAGTTAATACTTACTCGAAATGTAAATTCCGATATTAGTAAATGTGTCAATTTGCCCGGATGATAGTGATTTTGAAAAGTTTGCCTACAGAGCCAAAAAAGAGATAATAAAAATAAAAAAAGATGGTGAAAACACACCACCATTCATTGAGCAAATCCCAGATCTTCGCCCTGCATAATGAGCATATTATCCTCATATGGCAGAATTATCTTGCCGCAGAGTTCCCACTGGTAACTTCCATCTTCTTTAGTGACTGTCCAGATGTCATAGTTCCAGTATTTCCGGTCTCCGTTCTCATCGAGTATTGTCCATCCGCTCATTCCAAAATGCGTGTCTGTAATGGTCTTCATTGCCATTCTTGCACTTTCATCGTTATTCGGGATGGAATCCAGATCAACAAATGTAGCTATCCAGAGAGCATCATATGTTGTCAATGCATAAGATTCAGGAAGTCTTCCAAGTTGTTCTTCGATCCCGGGTGCGATCTCCTGATATCTGTCGTTTGCCCTTATGTACCCGTATATTGGTGCTTTGACATTGGTTGTTGCAGCAAAACCGGCTGCATCATTATCCTTGATCAATCCCTTGTTCAGCGCGATGCCATCTGTGCTGTACCAGTTGACCTCTGAAAGAGCAGGATAGTTACGGGCTAAAGCAAAGATCTCTGTTACTTCTCCGTAGGAACAAAGGACCACAGCTATGGAACCCTCATCATATTCTGAAGTGGCTGCTACTACTTTTTCATTGAGTGACTCTACTTCTGCAGAAAAGTCCGCATTTTCTGTTTCATACCTTACTCCCTCAAGCACTGTGCCGTTAAGAGTCTCAAAGTTCTTTCCAACCTCATCAACGAGTCCGTTACCCCACACATCATTCCTGTACATCGGGATCACAGTACTGATACCATCTTCCTGCATGAATGTAGCCAGTACCATTCCCTGATTTGTGTCGTCAGGTACAAGCCTGAACAGATTATCGTCAGGGATAGCTAAGGACGGAGCTGTTGATGCAGTACTCAGAAGGATGATACCATTCTCGTTTGCATACTCCAGGACAGCTTCTACTTCGTTGCTTGATTGCGGGCCGATAACCATCGTAATTCCCATTTCATCAAGTTGCTTGAGCTGCTCCAGAGCTGTCTCAGGATCGCTTTCAGTATCTTTTACAATTACTTCCACATTCTTTCCGGAACCAAGTCCTGAGAAATAGCCATTGATGTCCTCAGCTGATACTTCAAGTGCTGTCTGGCTTGCTTCTCCGATAGAAGCAAGATCTCCTGTCAGTGGTAAAAGTGCTCCGATCTTAATGTCTTCGGATTCACTGGTAGCCCCTCCGGTGGATTCAACACATCCTGACAGGAGAGTTGCTATAAGTAGTATACTTAATAAAAAACATGTTGTTTTTTTCATAAAATCACAGCAAGTCCAAAGACAATATTAATATTTATATATTTCTATTATAATATATTGTGTTTTGAGGCCATCGAATTAGAATTTTGCTTTAAAACCGGCACCTTTTTGGATTCTATAGAAATTCACAATGTAATGTTCAAAGGTCTACTAGATATTGCATGTTTCACATTGTGCTGAAATAGAATGAAAATGAAGTTTTGAGATCGGCTCAATTATTAGATTCATGTAACACAATTGCTGAGTAAGCAATCATGTTTTACTCTATGCGAACATGATTAGCATAAAGGAATGGATTGTCGTATTATTATTCCATATTTGCAGTAATTATAACAAGGAGGACTACATGAATATTTTACATATTTCTGATCTGCATTTCGGTTCTCGCCATTGGGATGGAGATGATCAGGTCCTGTTGGAGAAGATCAATTCATTTAATGCTGATATCGTCATCAATACCGGAGACAATACAACAGATGGCCTGGAAGATGAATGTGCTGAAGCGGGTTGCTTTCTAAAAAGCATTAATTGTAAAAATGTCATCTCCACCTGGGGAAATCATGACAAACGAAATATGCGATCCCATGAACTATTCCGCAAATATATTGACAAAACCGAGATAATTTCCATCTCTGAAACAATAAAAACACGGAAGAACAACATTTTTTTAGACCGGGAAATTACCAAAGTTGAAGATAATTTTACCGATATAAATTTCATCAAGTCCATTTCGATAAATGGAAAAACGGTATTAATAATCAGTATTGACACCAATGAACTGTACAGTAATGACGGGTATGTTGAAGAAGAGATCCTTAATGCTGTTTCAAAAGAAATTGAACAGACTGAATATGACATCCCTTTGTTGATCACCCATTATTCTATTTTAGGTACTGACGAATGTCCTCTAAAAAATTCCGCAGCACTGATAGATTTTGTGCAAAAACATAAAATCGAATACGTTTTTTGTGGTCATACCCACGAACTGGAAATTATGCGAACTAATGATCTATATCAGGAGTATTCCTTTACCCATTTTATGTGCGGCAGTTTGTCCTCTCGCAATCATTCCAACGACGATAACATGTTCTTGTATTATGAAAATGTGGGTAGCGATGATATGCATCTGCATCTGATACGAATCTTTTTAGAGATGGGTAAGGTATATTTCAAACAGGAAAAGGTCTTTTAAGATAAATCGTGCAGTAATTTGTTAAACATTGATCATTTTCCTCATGTAAACACGGGTATCGTCACGACAGATCTCTGACCAGCCCAAATGGTTATAAAAAGAAATATTCCCGGTCAATAATACATGGGTTGCTAAACGCATTTCCAAATAGCCTTTGCGTTTAGCTTCTGACTCCGCGAGATCCATTAGCTCCCGCCCTAAGCCAGTTCCCTGGAGATCAGGACGTACTGCCACATTTGCTACTGTAGTATAATAATCTTCGAAGATCAAGATCAGGCCACCGACTATTTCATTGTCAGATTCAGCGACCCAGACAGGGAAATGCGTGATCTCCTCTTCGTAATCAACATCCATGGGTGGAAGTCGTTCACCTTTGAGCCTGTCCAGATACTTTGTGTAAGCCAGATCCATACAACTTTTAAGACCCTGTGCATCATCAACAATAGCTTTTCGTATTTCCCAGCCTCTTTGTTTCATACTTTTGGTTTGCATTTTGATCATGAATATCAATAAATAAATTTACATACTATTCTAACAATTTATGATAGCATTGCTTAAGTTAATTTTGTTATTAGAAATTGCCACTGGAATAAGTTAATATACTAAAACAAATTAGATCGTATGGAATCGAACATTGTTGTTCCTGTCACTACAGCTGTAATGAAAAAGTTGAGACATAAGAACGAATGTTAAACAAATATGACTTGAAGATATATTCCAATTATTATATATATAACCATAAAATATACTAATTAACATATCTACATGATACAATCAATTCAACAGAATATAGAGGGAATATGGGGGGTCTAATCTGGATGGAAGTAATATAATTCTGCGTGAATTTGCTGTCGAAGAAACTTGTAAGAATCCTACTGAATTATTTGTAGATCCGGATATCTTAAACCCTATTTTTGATGATATTCCTATGATCATGATCCTTGTCAATCAGGAAGGGAAAGTTGAATACGTCAATCGGACTACTACTATTGCACTAGGGAAAGGAAAAAAAGATAGTATTGGCCTTCTTGGTGGTGAACTGTTTGGATGTGTGAATTCGTTCAAAGCAGAAGGTTGCGGGAAAAACAGAAAATGCTCAGAATGTACTGTAAGAAACTCTGTTATGCACAGTTTTGAAACCGGTGAAAGCATTTACAAACAGGAAAGCGAGTTGGAGATCGTAACCAATGGACAGTCTGTAACACTTAATTTTTTAATTTCAACAACACTGATACAAAAAAATAATGAACCACTTGTGTTGCTAACTGCGGATGACATTACTGAACAGAAGAACAATGATCTTGCCTTTGAGGAAGCAATTCGGAAACAGAAGGCTCTGGAAGAGATCATAAACAATAGCTCTACAATGGTATTCTTGTGGAGGGCAGAGGATTTCTGGCCTGCAGATTATGCTTCTGAGAATGTTTCAAAATTTGGATACTCAGCTGAGGATTTCGTACTTGGACGAATTACTTATGGTGATCTGGTCCATCCCGATGATTATCAAATGGTATGTGATACACTTGCAGAGAAGTGCGAGGATGGCAATGACAACTATACCTCGGAATATCGTTTGATAACAAAGGATGGAAAGTTATTATGGGTAAATGAGAAGACCTTTATTCTGAGGAATGAGGAGGGAGTAGCAACTCACTTCCAGGGAATTGTTCAGGATATCACCGAACGCAAGCAAGCAGAGGAGGCAATGCTACGTGCAAAAATTGCTGCAGAAGCTGCCAACACGGCCAAGACCGAATTCATCTCAAATATAAGCCATGAGCTAAGAACTCCCCTTACTTTGATCATCGGATTCTCGGATCTACTTTGCAGTGAAGATTACGGCTCTTTGAATGAATATCAGAAGAAATACATATCCAAGGTTCTTAAAAATGGAAATCATCTTTTGGAGCTGATCGATGATCTTTTGGATTTCTCAAACATTGAATCCGGGGAAATGGAACTTCACATTAATGAATTCTTTGTATCCGATGCTATTGATGAAATAGAAGCATTGATGAGACCTCTTTCAAAAAAGAAGGGCATTGGCCTGACATGTAATATCAATATTGAAAAGCCTACCATAAAAGCAGACATGCTAAAATTCAAGCAGATTCTTTACAACCTCGTGAACAACTCCATCAAGTTCACAGATCCGGGGGGTGCAGTGACCATTGGAGGTAATATTTCTGATAGGACTGTTAATTTCTTCGTAAAGGATATTGGAATCGGCATTTCACCAGAGAATCAGGAAAATTTGTTCAAGCCTTTCTTTCAGGTGGATTCATCAAATTCAAGAGAATATGGTGGTACCGGGCTTGGCCTTGCTCTTGTCAAGAAGTTTGTTGAAATGCATGGCGGTGAGGTCTGGGTCGAAAGTGAGCTTGGAAAAGGAAGTACATTTGGATTTAGCATGCCAAATTATCCTGAAAGTACGTCCTGTGATCAGTTCTAAGATGATTTGACAGATCTATCGGATCAGAAGATAGTTCTCCTGCAGATCTGCAACCTTCATTTGAAACTACAACAGGAATGTCACTCCATGCTTAGAATCTTAAGAAGATATTATGGATCCTCCATGATCAAATATCTTATTTTATTGGAAAATAAATTCTAAAAAGTTAAACATGATATTGAACATGGAACCTGTAAACAACCCTTATCTCATCCATTTCCCTGTATTCTACCTCAAACTTACTTTCATCCGCAACATATTTCAGGTCATCAAGATCTTTGAAAATAACCTCACAATTAATGTTCCCGGGGAGCAATGAGTTAAAACTATCACACTTATTGGTGATCTCCTGTATCATCCTCTTTGTCTCGCCTGCATCAAAAGTCCCATCCTTATCCGGATTATAGATTATTTCAGTTGTTAATGTTTCCTTGTCCAGCAACGTCATCCAGAATCCATTAATGCTGGAACCATCTATGGTGTAATCTTTTATTTCGAAACTCTTGTTGATCACATTCTTCAATTTTGAACACCTTTTATTTTATTAATGTCAATGCCATAAATCAGTTTTCATGATGTACCTACGTTTTAAAAGATAATTTTCAAAACAAAACATTTATATTTCATCAAAGAAGTGCATATGTCCGCATCAATGTATAAATATATCCAATGTTTCGGCTCCAACCTGTGGATATGTTGATTATCTACTGAATTATTTCTTTTCATACTTATCACATTCAAGAGGAACGATATTGACAAGTAAACGTATATTAATGGGAAACGAAGCGATCGCTTTTGGGGCGATGAAGGCTGGCGTTTAGCTAGCAAGCGGCTATCCGGGAACACCTTCAACTGAAGTGATGGAGACCATCATTTCCCATGCGAACAAATATGGCATATATGCCGAATGGGCGACCAACGAGAAAGTAGCACTTGAAACAGCTGTTGGTGCTGCTTATTCTGGTGCAAATGCCATGGTCACCATGAAGCAGGTGGGACTGAACGTAGCATCAGATCCCCTCATGAGCCTTTCCTATATTGGAGTAAAGGGTTCCCTTGTGATCCTCGTCTCCGATGACCCCGGACCCCATTCCTCCCAGACCGAACAGGATACAAGAGCCTTTGGTCACTTTTCAAATATTCCTGTCCTGGACCCATCCACACCTCAGGAAGCCTATGACATGGCAAAACTGGCCTTCAAGCTATCACATGAAATGGAGATCCCTGTGATACTCAGGACCACAACGCGTGTATCTCATGGATGTGCTGATGTAGTTATCGAGGACATCGACCCGGTATCCTGTGACATCGAAGGCTTTGTAAAGGACCCGAAGTGGGTCATATTCCCAAAACTGACAGCCCAAAGGCACCCCTGGCTCGAAGAGCTTCAGGTAAGGTTTTCAGATCGTTTTTCTGAGTACTTCAAAGAGAACTCATTCAACTCAATATCAAAAGGTAACAGCAAGATCGGCATTGCAGCTTCCGGGGTATCTTACCTGTACGCAAAGGAAGCTATAAAGGACCACTCTGAAACCTTCCCGCTTTTCAAGGTCGGAACAGTTCATCCCTTCCCGGAGAATGCAGCCCTTGAATTCCTCAGTAATATAACAGACCTGATAGTGACCGAAGAGCTTGACCCATACCTTGAGGAACAGTTCCTGCAA is from Methanococcoides sp. AM1 and encodes:
- a CDS encoding CxxC-x17-CxxC domain-containing protein produces the protein MKKIDFKGPRDMHKSKCSNCGQETEVPFVPDPNRPVYCRECFQKHKPSKKD
- a CDS encoding PAS domain-containing sensor histidine kinase, producing MIMILVNQEGKVEYVNRTTTIALGKGKKDSIGLLGGELFGCVNSFKAEGCGKNRKCSECTVRNSVMHSFETGESIYKQESELEIVTNGQSVTLNFLISTTLIQKNNEPLVLLTADDITEQKNNDLAFEEAIRKQKALEEIINNSSTMVFLWRAEDFWPADYASENVSKFGYSAEDFVLGRITYGDLVHPDDYQMVCDTLAEKCEDGNDNYTSEYRLITKDGKLLWVNEKTFILRNEEGVATHFQGIVQDITERKQAEEAMLRAKIAAEAANTAKTEFISNISHELRTPLTLIIGFSDLLCSEDYGSLNEYQKKYISKVLKNGNHLLELIDDLLDFSNIESGEMELHINEFFVSDAIDEIEALMRPLSKKKGIGLTCNINIEKPTIKADMLKFKQILYNLVNNSIKFTDPGGAVTIGGNISDRTVNFFVKDIGIGISPENQENLFKPFFQVDSSNSREYGGTGLGLALVKKFVEMHGGEVWVESELGKGSTFGFSMPNYPESTSCDQF
- a CDS encoding GNAT family N-acetyltransferase, with the protein product MKQRGWEIRKAIVDDAQGLKSCMDLAYTKYLDRLKGERLPPMDVDYEEEITHFPVWVAESDNEIVGGLILIFEDYYTTVANVAVRPDLQGTGLGRELMDLAESEAKRKGYLEMRLATHVLLTGNISFYNHLGWSEICRDDTRVYMRKMINV
- a CDS encoding DUF2341 domain-containing protein, with the protein product MQRKIILFLLISIILLTGMTGTGLALSNAGGGDWNYSEEMTIKENSGKDLGNYQLQVLLDSSNFDFSKANPDGSDIRFTVNDNQLYHWIEEWDAGSESAIIWIKVPFIPANGMTYVTMHYGNPSAIDISSGVSTFDFFDDFVGMRLSIANWRSDTNGGGEIDIGNGIISLVNPKKHPTDFSEITSTDAFGINSMFVVKRMKVTTGTELMGPVLEQGLLDPQDESENMIVHRTELTNESKVTWTLIRDDDKFKSRDLTDLGIAEGTWYTSGIAWYQEDNFKKVSWFKNGVRDTRMDYSYDIENEDETIIDHIPDNELKLYLYSTTASTINNMGYMAVDHAFVRKYTPQEPTVFLPGETVTQEPEPLPESEMQVPQPILKDINMPASEVGKQAIFIFEPYPDNRSISAINDLKASGINTVFLRTDINNIWNSERFIKSAHENNITVYAMILDEKKDFVDGIDESSIEAVEEVLDYNTKSLAGFDGIYISLKTCDPVELEQVCQENAQLLEAIHEITAGKILLVAGIPAGYDRSSIESIAPNVDLFVLMTHDMDEIELTAEEIEDSVASKMGEIRGAGEYALITVVVSEGSDDAEVNELLNSLYAYYSDDPAFLGVSLLMHEDLQEVLEASAPAEEKGIPGFEAIFVIFGLLSIASRLRKQ
- a CDS encoding metallophosphoesterase, translated to MNILHISDLHFGSRHWDGDDQVLLEKINSFNADIVINTGDNTTDGLEDECAEAGCFLKSINCKNVISTWGNHDKRNMRSHELFRKYIDKTEIISISETIKTRKNNIFLDREITKVEDNFTDINFIKSISINGKTVLIISIDTNELYSNDGYVEEEILNAVSKEIEQTEYDIPLLITHYSILGTDECPLKNSAALIDFVQKHKIEYVFCGHTHELEIMRTNDLYQEYSFTHFMCGSLSSRNHSNDDNMFLYYENVGSDDMHLHLIRIFLEMGKVYFKQEKVF
- a CDS encoding ABC transporter substrate-binding protein; this encodes MKKTTCFLLSILLIATLLSGCVESTGGATSESEDIKIGALLPLTGDLASIGEASQTALEVSAEDINGYFSGLGSGKNVEVIVKDTESDPETALEQLKQLDEMGITMVIGPQSSNEVEAVLEYANENGIILLSTASTAPSLAIPDDNLFRLVPDDTNQGMVLATFMQEDGISTVIPMYRNDVWGNGLVDEVGKNFETLNGTVLEGVRYETENADFSAEVESLNEKVVAATSEYDEGSIAVVLCSYGEVTEIFALARNYPALSEVNWYSTDGIALNKGLIKDNDAAGFAATTNVKAPIYGYIRANDRYQEIAPGIEEQLGRLPESYALTTYDALWIATFVDLDSIPNNDESARMAMKTITDTHFGMSGWTILDENGDRKYWNYDIWTVTKEDGSYQWELCGKIILPYEDNMLIMQGEDLGFAQ
- a CDS encoding helix-hairpin-helix domain-containing protein — encoded protein: MPLSKPDDLEQIPSVGSKIAQELRDLGIHSIKDLKGKDSEELYFNLSTRKGMHVDRCVLYVFRCAVYYASNQDYDPELLKWWNWKDV